One genomic window of Globicephala melas chromosome 8, mGloMel1.2, whole genome shotgun sequence includes the following:
- the LOC115848535 gene encoding glycine N-acyltransferase-like, with protein MFPLQGAQMLQMLEKSLRKSLPTSLKVYGTVFHMNQGNPFKLKALVDRWPDFNTVVIRPQEQDMTDDLDHYTNTYHIYSKDLKNCQEFLSLPEVINWKQHLQIQSSQSSLNEVIQSLAATKSFKVKQSQNILYMAIEAIRELAPSLLDVKNLSLSHGKPKAIDQEMFKLSSLDPTHAAVVNKFWHFGGNEWSQRFIERCIRTFPTFCLLGPEGTPVSWSLMDQTGEMRMGGTLPEYRGHGLVTYVIYYQTQALIKRGFPVYSHVDKNNKIMQKMSRSLNHIPVPCDWNQWNCVPL; from the exons ATGTTCCCATTGCAAGGTGCCCAGATGCTGCAGATGCTGGAGAAATCCTTGAGGAAGAGCCTTCCTACATCCTTAAAG GTTTATGGGACTGTCTTCCACATGAACCAGGGGAACCCTTTCAAACTAAAGGCCCTGGTGGACAGGTGGCCTGATTTTAATACAGTGGTTATCCGCCCTCAGGAGCAG GACATGACAGATGACCTTGATCACTACACCAATACTTACCATATCTACTCCAAAGACCTCAAAAATTGTCAGGAATTCCTCAGCTTACCAGAAGTCATCAACTGGAAACAGCATTTGCAGATCCAAA GTTCACAGTCCAGCCTGAATGAAGTAATACAAAGTCTTGCAGCCACTAAATCCTTCAAAGTCAAGCAATCACAAAACATTCTCTATATGGCGATTGAGGCAATAAGGGAACTGGCTCCTTCCCTGCTGGATGTAAAGAACTTATCACTTAGCCATGGCAAACCCAAGGCCAT TGACCAAGAGATGTTTAAACTCTCATCGTTGGATCCTACCCACGCTGCCGTGGTGAATAAATTCTGGCATTTCGGTGGCAATGAGTGGAGCCAGAGATTCATCGAGCGCTGTATCCGGACCTTCCCCACCTTCTGCCTGCTGGGGCCCGAGGGGACCCCTGTGTCCTGGTCCCTGATGGACCAGACAGGAGAGATGCGGATGGGGGGCACCCTGCCTGAGTACCGGGGCCATGGTCTCGTCACCTACGTCATCTATTACCAGACCCAGGCTCTGATCAAACGTGGCTTCCCCGTGTATTCTCATGTAGACAAGAATAACAAAATTATGCAGAAAATGAGTCGCAGTCTGAATCATATCCCTGTGCCCTGTGACTGGAACCAGTGGAACTGTGTGCCTCTGTGA